The segment AAGGTCGCGGCCCGCCCAAAGACGGAGGAAAATCGAAGATGCGAACAGATGACGCGGCAATTTCGCGTCACATCAATCCGGATTAACTAGGGCAAGCGCCGATTTGACGCCAAAttcggtttatttttaagcgaATCGAGTGTCGTGCTTTATCTCAACATTTTAAAGCAGCAGcactttaaaatgataaaggCCCTTCGAGAGAAAAGGAGGGGCCGCCGTTAAAGCCGACCAGTCACAAGCAAAGCCTAATTTAAATCGTCAGAACACACtgtaaacaaaattagattaaataaataacggaaattgaggtaattctttttttagaaattctttTCCGAACaggattttccaaaatattaaagaaaaattgcagaacGGTGAAAATACAGCTTAAAACTTCAAGATATccgtcaaaatttaaataaatttcaaatttctttccgagaaaaaatttaaaaattgatcagaAAATTGTTAACAAAAATACAGAACGAAAATTTTGACGCGTCTACTAGAATATCAAGCAAATTTCGagatttaaatagtttttagttcgaaaaaatcgatttgaagacgccaattttattgcagaacTCGACAATTtgcgaaaaatcataaaaaaattatttcttgggctcaatttgaaattgcgagcctaaattttcaatcgtttaaccattttaaatcagctaaacgtccaaaaattgcagaaaatttataaaaattaattttaatttcagtggaaatgatttttcttacaaattttttaagaatttaaaattaaaaggcccCTGAGAACGAACTTTTCTagccttatttaattaaaatgacagtttttgcgtaaaaatggattttttggGTTTAAATAATTGGCAAAATCATCGAAAATTAGATGttaaaaagcgtttttaattttaaaaataaaaaaatctttgaaaagtaatccaaaatttgaaagaaatgaattttctacagtacaaaaatttaaatttagagttttaactcagaaaaatctaaataaaaaatcaagaaaatctcaaatttaacgaatttctcaaaaatcataaaataatttcatctaAACGAGTTTCAAAACGAATTTCGAATGGCTTTACGCCACGACGAATGTTTTGATTTGACCCATTTGCAGCGAAtgcaattacaaaaaataatcgtttCGCTGGAAAAGTTGAGTCGCGGTTGCGAGTCGGAAAATCAGAGAGCGACGTGAATGTTGAATGTCGAATGTTGGTTGTTGGTTGTCGCGTTGGATCACGCACGGCCGCGGCGCCGACTGGAAAGGCACGTTTCCGCCAGGGTTGCCAGCTGCCCGTCTGCTCTGCAGGACAGGCCGGTGCGGGACTCGCACAGCCGCGCGTATTGATCGCCGGTCGAGGGGTGCGGTGCGCCGCCGAGGGGTGAAAACCTCCCCCTCCACCCGCCCTTGGCACGCTGCAGTCCCAAAACAAATCGCTTTCtgctgcagttttttttatttattccattttctgatttaaatttaaaaaaaaattaattatcgaCCGATAAAATGCTCACGAGTGGTTACGGCTCGAGATTAAATTGCTTCCCGACAAAAACAGCAGATAAACCGAAGagctgcttttcttttttaaaagaaaaatgaactcGCTCCGTTCTTCGGTTGACGTGAGACGAAAGACGAAAAAAAACAGGTCGGAGCAGTTTATTTGGCGAGGCTGGAAATGCAACACCAAATTGAGTCAGCAGGCTAAATTTGCACCGACAAATCATTTGCATTCCGCTTCCAGGAACGCCTCAAGGCTCGACAAATTTATAAGGAGCCGCGgcctaaaattcaaaaaccgCCGCAAGAAGCGGCAGCTTTCTCCCAAACTCGGTGggaatacaataaaaaaaacgggTCACGGACCGTGCACACCCTCGACGTCCGGCGTTCCCCGTTCCCATCCACAACGggaccaaatttaattacaaaaaaaaattctaaaataaattctaataaaataaaaatttattttctcatataGGAcccttataatttaaaaaaaatccaaaaatccCATATCGCACCGGCTGGGCACGTTCGCCGATGTACCGTTCGTTCTCGGAGTGTCGGAGTCCGTCCGTGTCTGGATGCGGCGGGACAACGCCCACCCAGGGCAGACGCGCCCCGGGCCCTTCCGCCCGTCTTTCGTCCCTCGCGGACCCCTTTACAACCACCCCTGACCCCATCCCGACCCGTCGGGGCGTCGGGGGGGCGTGCGGCGGCCCCGGGGGCCAGCGCCGGGCGCCCCCAGTGCCCAGCCATCTTACTCGAGGCTCGGGCGGACGCGTTTAAAGGGCTTACCGCGGCGAAGCAGACCCGATGGATGTGTCCCTTGGGCGGCGCCAGGCGTCGCGCGGCCCCGCTGCACACGCACTTGACGTAAAACACTTTCGGCCACTCGGCACCGACGACTTTCGGCCTGCTTTTCGCTCTGTAACTCGCTCTCCGCTCACTTGTCTGCTCAGCCGCGCGCACGAATACCACGCCACTCTCGCCTCTCTCCGCCGCCGCTCACCGCACGCCAAGTAGATCCTCCGCCGAGCTGACAATTCTCGGGTTTAAAACcgttttaaagcaaattggGCCCTTTCAAAACGTTCTTTGGAGGAAGATGAACATTTTGGGTGATTTTCGACACTTGGAATCCCTccgcgaattaattaaattcgtaGCAATGACCGATGAGGTCATACTAAATTTACACTCGGCGGTGGGCGTGGCCCTCGGGGTGTGTCGGTCTGTCAAAAACCCTTCTAGCACCCGGTATTCAACCCTTTTTCACTCCCCTTTCCAGGGTTTCTGCATTCGGAGTCTGAAATTCTTTGAACCTTTTAGCGGCTCGGAGGCGTGGGTGTCAATTTATTCTCAATTCGAACGTGCCGGCTTTGCACGAACGCGAaacttctttctctctctatttGTACAATATAtagatacacacacacacacacgtagcGCGTCCGTCCGCCGCACAATTCGCTGCAAGCTCTAGCAAGAGCCACTCATGATTATATTGAGAGAGTGATGTCATTCGGCGCTGCAATAACAATATTACAAGGATGTTTTACTGCTGACGaggattaaatatatttataaaacgcCCTGATGTTTgtttccttaaattttatttagtagGAAAATTACAAGCGCGCAGTGATGCGTTTGAGCTCGagtttatgtatgtattacatttaaaattacacgaGGAGCGGCAAAACGAAATACTCTGTGAACTGAGAtctgtatttaattttgcgtcGGAAGtgtaagaatttaaaaaggcaTGGCGTgataaaatcctttttaaacaatatgtAATCTGCTCTCAACGCATGAGATAAGACAAATATGGGCGTGGAAAAGCGTATAAAACTCTAAAAGGGGCAAATGCATAGTAGTTGTTCCCGAAGTAAAATCACAAAGTTAGTCGTAGAGTCCCGGCGACAAATAGAGCTTGTGGTTGAACCCAATCTGCTCGATGCACATTGTCTGCGAAAGGCAGTCGCTGGTGATACTCTTCGACAGCACCACGTCcacctgaaattttattttaaaacaattattttgattagaaatcaaatttaaaaatttaaaaacggcACCTCTTGAAGCATGGAGTAGACGTGCGTGTTGTGCGCTTTGGTCATGAAAACCTCGACGATTTTCTGGATGAACCAGCTTCCTTTGTTCACGTCCCGCAACGCGACGTACCCTGGAAATACATCTAGCGGTTCTATTTggcattttgaattaaaataatggaaaagaGTGTCGCGAATTTCTCTGGATTCggttaaaattcttaaaagaaCGCCAGCGACCAATCAGGAGAAGTGAGccgttctctgattggctgtttGATGTAGCATTGTCTAAGATCGAGActgcagcgccacagcgacagaaAGCGCAATGAACCGACGAGCAGCCGTGGTGGCGCTGCAGTCTCAATTTTGATCGGGTGTTCCGTCTaacagccaatcagagaacggCTCCCTTCTCCTGATTGGCTGTTGGTGTTCTCGTGAAAATTCACAATGCAAATCGCTTTGATAACGGCTTTCGGCACGTCTTGTCGAATTATCGACCGAGTAATTAggtaatttcaattaattcacgcCTAAGGAATCGATTTactttgacaaaaatgaatttcctgTGATATTTTGAGGTCTAACGAGTTTTAAAGACTGGTGTCGCCACCTATTGGAAgctttgaacatttttcatacaaaaaattgGTCTTTAACGAATTTCTGCAGCCTTTAGTGCACATCATCAGCAATTTAATCCATTTTCCCCGACGTTGATCAAATATAATCAGcgctaaatgaattttaattacctcTGGGGGCGGCATGAGCGATGAGGACGTCGGACAGCTTTCGCACAGGAAAGGGCAGGTTTCCCATTCCGTCGGCCTCCGTGTGGTCGGCCGTCAAGCCATTTCCAAGCTTCTGCACCATCGCTTTTGATTCTCCTCTGGAACACGGAAATTGCGATTTGATGCTTAATCAGCCAAGCGGATTCGgcgtatatttatttctttcgcaCCTGCACgcttgaaagaaaaacacttTCGGCTTGTTTATCAGTCCTCGACAGTTGACGGCGTCAAATTGCTCAATCACCCAGGTGTACGGGATCTGAGGAAGTGGAAAatgatgtttgtttttaacgGACATGTTGTTACATCTAATTGTTTTATGGTTTTTAAACACGGGGAAAATTGTAATACTTTATTcctttgagaaataattttaaaactttcattttcaGCCGTTTTCGAtcctgaataatttttaaatttgcataaatataaaaatattgagggTAAAGGTCACCTTTTAacgaaaattcgatttttcaaggtgataaaactattaattaatttgaaaatgccCTATATTAACGAGTGAATATcaggaaaattaacaaatgacAAGAAGTACTAATTTATGTAATTCTCAACATCAttccttcatttttattttaaacaaaattcatttgctCTCATGGAAACCAAATTCTGACATCAAATTTGGACTCCGAACGATCAAAAACATATGAAACGACACCAAACTTGAGTATTTGTGTTTACTACCATCAGGGTAACGTCAGGGTTAGTCCCTGAAGGTCAAAACATTTAAGTTTGGTGTCATTTCATGGGTTTACGACCCTGTAGAGTTCGATCTTCAAGTTGGAAATGCAAACAAGGCGTTCtgaacattgaaattttaaaaggttggATTTTCAGGGTCGTttatagttgaaaatttttgactttttgatTTAGGTGTCCATTAAATGAATTCTGACatcaaatttgagttcaaCAAGGTCGAAAACGTATAAAACGACACCATACTCGATTATTTCTGTAAATTACCGTCAGGGttgaccctgaaggtcgaaaACCAAATCATCGAGTTTGGTGTCATTTTATACGTTTCCGACCCTGAGgagttcaaatttgatggCAAAATTGGGATATTCAAACCCCTTCAATACTTTTCAGAACGATATTTAAACTAACGAGTTAAGTGTTCAAATACGCAGTCGGAAAATTTACAAGAGacgaagaaatttttaattttagttcatttccttcctttttttaatatttgaattaattaattagttactTCTATGACTCACCGCTTTGCCGTCAGTCGTGATAAAAACGGTAGTGGCACTATCCTCTTCGTCAGTCTTTTTTATCTGTCCGTGGCACATGATGGCAACCATGCACGTGTGTACCTGGTAATGCTTCGGGTGTGCCACAAACATCTTAATCACCTTCATAAACTCctgtgttaaataaaatttaatcatttcattgagctaaaaatgaaaaaaaatacgtGCCTGTTTATCGAGATCGAGATGAACTTCAGTCTGGTAGCCGAGCTGCTTGAACAGCTCCTCCAAGTTCTTGTCA is part of the Cloeon dipterum chromosome 1, ieCloDipt1.1, whole genome shotgun sequence genome and harbors:
- the LOC135933939 gene encoding caspase-3-like, whose translation is MEAETFGMLEDDRQIINRNLEKLVKRTSDIGLERIIETLKEMDALSDEFAKPYLDTTKHAKMRKMDFYLNIQRLGPAVFEKLKHAVNVCKYEDLLHILQPSQHQLHPADEHLGARPTNLPDYMNEVIPTKMYTTMDQYHDASVNFSMQALDVKVREADQRLDLKKSKSPRYRCGSNPKGLALIINIREYMDKSHSTRKGSEHDDKNLEELFKQLGYQTEVHLDLDKQEFMKVIKMFVAHPKHYQVHTCMVAIMCHGQIKKTDEEDSATTVFITTDGKAIPYTWVIEQFDAVNCRGLINKPKVFFFQACRGESKAMVQKLGNGLTADHTEADGMGNLPFPVRKLSDVLIAHAAPRGYVALRDVNKGSWFIQKIVEVFMTKAHNTHVYSMLQEVDVVLSKSITSDCLSQTMCIEQIGFNHKLYLSPGLYD